The following DNA comes from sulfur-oxidizing endosymbiont of Gigantopelta aegis.
CAAACCATAAAAGAGCGCCTCTTCAACGACTAAGCCCCATGGTTCACTATGCGAAAGCAATAGGAGTACATCATGCTGTAAATAAATCTTCTGAATTTCATCATTAGGTATATTAGCAATAAATTTAACATTATTGCCAGCAATTTCCTTCAACTTCTCTTCCAAGGGACCATGGCCTAGAATGGTAAGATAAAAGTCTGGGAAATTTTTAAAAGCATTTATTAAGAAAAATAGATTTTTTTCGACGGACAAACGGCCAACATATAAAAACCGGCCATTAAAATGATTGTCAATTTTTTCAAGACCATTTTTGTTAATTAAACCCACACCTCCCGTAACAATAACATTTCCAGAAAAGTTTAGTGCTTCAAGCAATTGTTTATGTCCGATTCCAGAAACAAAAGCGATTGACAATCGAGAAACAAAAAAACGTTTGATATAACCTTTTATTCCAGAAGGCGTACTATCATGTATTGACGACTCAACCACAACAGCATTTTTCTTCTTTCGATTCGTTAAGATAGTCAACCAATATTCCTGAGCGTCCCAACCGCCCACCACTACTTTAAAGTAGTTAATTGACCTCATCAGTTTTAAAAGCTTAAAACCATTTAAAAACCAATTGCGTTGTTCATAGGCATGTTGGTCAATGATTTTGTAATCGAACAGCATTTCACCGTTAAAAAAATCAGCCTGACGAACCTTCGAACCAGCACTTAAAAAAATTACGTAAATATTGCATTTTTTGGCGAGCTCATTATACAAATTAAGCTTGTAAAATGAGGGGATATTAGTAATAAATAAAAAATCATACATAGGATGTAAACTTTAAGTTAATTATTCAGAAATTTGAAACAGGTATTTTTTTATATAATATTTAAACAAAATCCATTGTTTAATCATGGCCAATATAATAATTGGCGCTACTTGATGATGACGTTTTATGGCATCATATTCATCATAAATTTCCAATATTCTACCGCTCCCAACCCCACCGGCTTTCCAATTTGAAATGATAATATTTTTACTAATCAACTTGGGAAAATTACTGTAATATCGAAGCAAATGCTCATAGTCCATACAAAAACGATTGTTTACATCAAATAAGCCATATTGTTCAAATAATTTTTTATGGGTAAAAAGTCCCTGATGTGGTAGTGACATTTTAAAAAGAAGGCTGCTTTTTTTAAAGCTTCTTAGATTCAACTCATAAGTGCAACACTATTTGGTTGTATTTGTGATATTTGCTGGTTTATCGCTGGCTCATGAAATTCCCGGGGTGGCCGAGCGTAGCGATGGCCACCCCGGGAATTTCATGAGCCAGCGACGCGCCTGACGGCGCTACTAAAAAAATCATAAGTACAGCAATGATTTGCTCGAAAAAATGGCCAATTGCTTGTAAAATCGGCCATTTTCTCCTGCAAGAGTAAAGTGACTTATACAGTGGACCCCATTGTCAAGACAGCTTTCTCAAATATTAAGATATAATTCTGTTGGTTATTTATAGTATTAGTCTTATCCACATATCCACAGGTCTGCCAGTAGTCCAGAGACGCTTGCGATATATCTCAGGGCTACTGGCTTGGCCTGTGGATATGTGGACAAGGCGGTTGCCAGTAAAGTTGATTATCCTCTCATCATGCTGCCCGTTTTAAGTCTGGAACAACTTCTTTCATCACGCCATAGATCTCTGCAGGCGTTTTTCCACCGTGTGTACTGTGTGGTCGTTCATGGTTGTAAAACTCAAAATATTCCTTTAATGAGCTCTTTAGCTCATCAATACTTTGGTAATCCTTGAGGTAAATTTCCTCATATTTTACACTTCGCCAGAGTCGTTCAATCATAATGTTATCCATTGCTCTGCCTTTGCCGTCCATGCTGATTTTTATATCATTGGCCTTTAGAACACCTGTAAATGCTCTGCTAGTATATTGAGCACCTTGATCCGTATTGAAGATTTCTGGCTTTCCATATCGTCGCAGTGCTGTTTCCAGACTACTGTTTCCATGCAGACTACTGATACAAAAGCTTTCTTCCATGCTGGTTGACACTTCCCAGGACAGCACCAAAACGGCTATCTCCAGTCCATAACAGCACTTAGGTAGACAAATCCATGTGGCATCCGTAAATACGTGATATCTGTGCACCAAACCTGGTTATTCACCCCTATTAATATCAATTCCTTTGAGCAAATATGGATAGAGGTTATTTACTTTGCAAGGCTTGCTGGTATTGGGACAAATAATTTTGGTGCCACTAAAAACCAATCCCATTGATATGATCCGACAATATTTTTCTATGACTATCAGAGGCATATTGGCTACCTCGGTCAGTATGCCAAAGCAATCCATCCATTGGTTTACGCTTCCATATGGCCATCAGTAAAGCATCATTGACTAGCTTGGCTTTCATTCGCTCATCCATCGACCAGCCAACAATTTGCCTAGAGAATAAGTCAATGACAACCGCTAAATATAACCAGCCTTCCTTGGTGGCAATATAGGTAATATCACCCACATAGTAGCGATCAGGTTGAGAGACAGTAAACTCTCTTTCCAGTAAATTTGGAGATATACGCTTATTATGCTTGGAATTAGTCGTCGCTTTAAAGCGTCTCTTCGTTTTACAAAACAAACCGGCTTTTTTCATTAATCGACCAATTCTCCGGCGGCTTATATGAACGCCTTTTTCAGCCAGTTTTCTTTTAAGACGACGGGTTCCATAAGTCTTGCGACTGTCTTCAAACAGTTTTTTTAGCTGCTCAGTAAGCGCTTCATTTTCTTTCTCTCTATCCGTTTTAGGAGAGCTAACCCAATCATAATAGCAACTACGGGAAACATCCATAAAACGGCACAGAATCGTTACCGGGTAATCTTTAGCCTGATCAGTTATCCATGCGTACTTCACAAAGTTTCCCTTGCAAAGTACGCTGTGGCCTTTTTAATAAATCACGCTCCTGAATCACTTTTGCCAATTCTTTTTTCAGACGTTTTACTTCATCATAAATGTGTTCATCACTTCTATTGGCTACCGTCTTCACCGGTTTGGAATATTTACTGATCCAGGTATGTAGAGTATTTACATTAACACCTAGCTCCCTGGCAGTCTGAGAAACGGGTTGATCCGTCTCATTAGCTAATTTGACAGCTGATTCTTTAAATTCTGATGTATAGCTTTTATTCGGTTTTTTTGTTTGATCATTCATTTTAGGTCACACTTTTTATCTTTTAGTTATTTTAAGTTGTGTGTCCGGTTAAGTATAGCCACATTAATACAGTGATCGGTAAACCTAAAAACCGCAGTAGCCCCTGCAATGACATAAAATCCTGCAAAAAATTTCTTTTAGCTGAACGGTTTTGTCTAGGCTGGAGCAGGTAGCTTAATTTGTCGTGATTTATCTGAAACCAGTTCAAATTTTTCCATCGCTTTCTCTAAAATATAGCCCCAACACTCATCTAAAGTTAACTGCGGAGCAATTGCTTTAAGTTGTTTAAAAAACTGATTTAAGCCAATATGCATCTGATAGTCATAGAAAAATATTGTCGGATCATAACATAATTCAGTCTATGAGCCGCAAAGGAAATTGCTGGGACAATGCTGTATCAGAGAGCTTCTTTCATAGTTTGAAAACTGAATTGACGCACCATTGTCGATTCAAAACCAGAGTAGAAGCAAAGCAGGCAATATTTGAATATATTGAGGTATTTTATAATCGGGAGCGACTTCATTCGGCTAATGATTATTTGTCACCAGTCGATTATGAAATACAGCAGGAAATAGCTTAAATCGATTGATTGAAGAGGGTAAAGGCGACATAAATGCCGCCCATTACCGTTGACGGCCATCGGCTCCTCAGCCTGTGCCGTGAAGATATTGTAACAGGATCATTACCGTTAATACCTTGGGTGAATGGAACGGCTCTATCGTTCCAGAGGGCAAAGCCCTTTCTCTTCATCTGTTTAAAGTTAACATGAGAAACTAAAATGATAGGAAATACAAAATGACAAAAATCACTTGAAACAGCCAAAAAATATTTAGAAAACTGTCCGGAAAAGTGTTGACACATCACAATGGCTTTATCTGACTACGCTGACTCAAGAGTTTATTATGTGCACTTTCAGCGTGGTTTCAAAAAGCGTGGCCGCCCTATAAATATTTATTGGACAGACTTTTAAATGCTTTTATGCT
Coding sequences within:
- a CDS encoding glycosyltransferase gives rise to the protein MYDFLFITNIPSFYKLNLYNELAKKCNIYVIFLSAGSKVRQADFFNGEMLFDYKIIDQHAYEQRNWFLNGFKLLKLMRSINYFKVVVGGWDAQEYWLTILTNRKKKNAVVVESSIHDSTPSGIKGYIKRFFVSRLSIAFVSGIGHKQLLEALNFSGNVIVTGGVGLINKNGLEKIDNHFNGRFLYVGRLSVEKNLFFLINAFKNFPDFYLTILGHGPLEEKLKEIAGNNVKFIANIPNDEIQKIYLQHDVLLLLSHSEPWGLVVEEALFYGLPVILSNQVGCIADLLVACKGGLIVDTSSKDSLKKALQDISELENYKKLHKSVSLVDFDKRFTEQVNSYLNTIKKI